From Drosophila santomea strain STO CAGO 1482 chromosome 2R, Prin_Dsan_1.1, whole genome shotgun sequence:
GAAAGCATACACACCacaaacatacataaatacaccTATATCTAAAGATAATGATAATGTCTAGCTGCAGTTAAGAGTCAAGGTTTTATACAAATCCATACTATACATAGGATATCCAACGCAATCCGATCGAGCAGAACTCTCCAGCACCAGATACTATTGGTAAATCATATATGCATGTAGCGCAGCAGATAGAAATTGAGCAGAGCAGCAAAGAAAAGTAAGGAAACACTGCATTTATGTTggcttgttttattttattaataataaattatataacatGTACTGAACGCTCCGCCCCAGGTTACACATGCGCCTAATTACACTTAACAACAGAAAGCTGAATGGGAAAAAGGGTGGATTTGGGTGGAGGGCAGGGCAGAGCCGTGGGCGGAAGGGGTTAAAACAATGAGCACAAAAAACTGACACGAGTATTGGAAGGGGACAGGTTACAGGACATCCGAATTGAGCGCCTAGGACTTCCCCAGGTATTGTTCGATGGgcgccagcaccaccagcagaaTCAGCACCGTCACGAAGAGAACCAGCACCACGCCGTAAACTCCAAGCAATCCCTTGCGCATGCCCGCATACTGAAATCATAGAAAGTCACAGGTTTAAGAATATTGACCATATTGATCCATGCTAGCACTACTTACCGGAGCATCCATCTTCCGCTCCATGCTCATGCCATTCCGCATGGCGTGCTGCTGATGATGGGACATATCGCCCATTTGGAAGGTGTTCGCCCGCTGGCTAAGATGACGCTCCGAGGCCATGCCGCCAATCTGCCAATGATTCAAACACAAGCCGATCTACACATTAAGGGACGTAGCCAGCAGTTCTCGAGGGGATGATGGGTGACAGATGAATTAGTATGGAATGAATGAACGTTTAGGGACACAACTAGAACCACTGTACAGGCAGGCGATGCTGGGTCTAATCTTTGTACACTTTGGGGTCACATGAGAGGGGAAAAACACCCAACCACTACAGCACGTTTTACTTACGGAGAATATCAGGTGGACCAGCACGTGCACCACCACAAAGCTGACCAGGATCCAGTCCATCCACTCGGGCAGCTCGGCCTTTGGTAGTTTTACAGAGAAGAAGATGGTAACAACTGCAAGAATAATTTCGAATAAGCCATACACACTTGGATGATCTCCGACTGGTTAACTTACTTCCCAGAATATGGGCCAGATTGCCGCCCAGCCAATGACCCCAGTTGAAGTACGGCCGCTTCTTGTCATTGGGTCCCGGTCGGAACAGAGCTCCAATGGGTTGAAGGAAGCACAGTATTACCGTGATCAGACCGATGATCGAGTGGGCATGCCACACAGCCCGCTTCAGCTCCACCCAGATGAGTACGTAAGCGGCCACCGTGAGCGACCAGGTGGTGACCATGAGGAGGCGATGCCAGGCGAACCACTGATCCTTGCCGCAGCTCTGGCTGCCCACCCACGTCTGCTTGAAGTAGCGCGCAAAGATGATGCCCAGCGAGGTGGTACCAATCCATGCGGCAATCATGAAGGCTCCATGCAGCTGAATCAGCAACCGGCTAGATCCGCTCAAGTCTTGCACCTCCGCCAGACTGATCGGTTGCGCTGAGGGTAGTCGTCCAATGTCGTGGTAGCCCACGCTGTTCTCCTTAAGACTGGTGCCGGATGCAACTAACAGGTGGTATTTGCCATTGCGAAGATCAAAGCTGCGTCCCTGGACATTGGTCACTGCATCCCTTTGCACACGGCAATAGATCACTCCGTCCACAATGGAGGCGTCCAGTAGGCGGGCTGAGTTCTGGTTCTAGAAGGAGGTAGTAATCGTTAAGTAATATATAAGGTATCACTTGGCAAAGTGATTCAAACTTACCACACTGGATCTCACTGCCGAGTAAGGAGAGGCCGAAGTCAAGGAGGAATACAGGTTAACCCTGCCATTCTCTGGCACACACTCGGTGGTCAAGTCGTCACCCATCTTGGCGTCATCAGAAAGACCAACAGCCACGTAAGCAGCATTGGTTCCTAGAAAAAGCGATGAAAATGAAGACCAACTTTGGGAAAAGAAACACAGGTGACTCACCCTTGCCGGACTGAATCTCAAACTCGAAGACATCTCCGCGCACCGTGACCACAGTGATGGAGGTACAGCTCTTCGTGGCCACGCAACCGTCGGGGAATCCAAAGCAGTTCTTGCTCTGTCCGCAGCCATTGTAGATGGGATCCGAGGAGACGGCAACCACGTTGTTTGGCGCCACATAGCTGGGCGGAACATAGGGAGCACGAGTGGTGCCCGCGGGTGCAGATGGACTCTGTGTGGGTAGTGGTGGGGCAGCGGACAGATCGCGACGGACTATCTGAACGGGCTGGGAGGGCACGCCCACCCAGAATTCATTATAGCTCTGGGCGATGGTGGCACTAATGGGTATACACAAGTTTAAGATAGAATCATTGAAGCCTGGCAGTTAATCCTCTAGTGACTCACTTGAACACCACCTGACCGAGAAAGTCCACTGGCGATTGCCACTCCAGGATAACCTGCTGCTTGGGCCCGGCATTGCTATGCGTGGCTGAATTGTTGACGGAGTTCTCGCAGTTCATCAGCTTAATGGTGCCATCGCGAGCGGGTCCAAATTGTCCGATAATCTGATGGGGTGGATTCCGATTGCGCGCCTGGATCATGTAGCCACCGAAACTAAGGCCAGCCGGCACACCCGTCAGATCCACGCGAAGCGTCTGACCCTGGCCAAGAGTCGAGGAGGAGGTCTCCACGCTGAAGGGCGACACACTGTTCTGGGGCAGCACACTGCCGCCGGCGTGGAACGGCAGCATGGTGTCGCACACGGTTTCCGGAGCACCTTGCGGCAGACTCTGGCCCGGATCCGGCCAGATGGCCACCGCCAGCAGCGCCGTCACCATCGCCGTTGCCAGCCAACTCCGCATCGTCAGCGGGCGCATCATCGTGAATGGAGCACCTGTTGTGGTAGACAATGCCGCTTAGAGTTCTGGTATCGAATGATAATTGAGTGATCAGTAGCGAACCGTGTCCCGACTTCCGTTCCCCTTTGTTTCCTCCAGACCCCAGAAGGaaaccatatacatatgtatgtacgtatgtacgTCGCTATCTGAAACCCTCGTCAGACATTCGTCATTTCCATCTTCTGTCGTCGGTTTAATTACCATGGCATAAATAATTGCTTTCCCGCTTATCGGGGGCACGTTTTCAGCGAGCCCGC
This genomic window contains:
- the LOC120444892 gene encoding putative ferric-chelate reductase 1 homolog isoform X1; its protein translation is MMRPLTMRSWLATAMVTALLAVAIWPDPGQSLPQGAPETVCDTMLPFHAGGSVLPQNSVSPFSVETSSSTLGQGQTLRVDLTGVPAGLSFGGYMIQARNRNPPHQIIGQFGPARDGTIKLMNCENSVNNSATHSNAGPKQQVILEWQSPVDFLGQVVFNATIAQSYNEFWVGVPSQPVQIVRRDLSAAPPLPTQSPSAPAGTTRAPYVPPSYVAPNNVVAVSSDPIYNGCGQSKNCFGFPDGCVATKSCTSITVVTVRGDVFEFEIQSGKGTNAAYVAVGLSDDAKMGDDLTTECVPENGRVNLYSSLTSASPYSAVRSSVNQNSARLLDASIVDGVIYCRVQRDAVTNVQGRSFDLRNGKYHLLVASGTSLKENSVGYHDIGRLPSAQPISLAEVQDLSGSSRLLIQLHGAFMIAAWIGTTSLGIIFARYFKQTWVGSQSCGKDQWFAWHRLLMVTTWSLTVAAYVLIWVELKRAVWHAHSIIGLITVILCFLQPIGALFRPGPNDKKRPYFNWGHWLGGNLAHILGIVTIFFSVKLPKAELPEWMDWILVSFVVVHVLVHLIFSIGLCLNHWQIGGMASERHLSQRANTFQMGDMSHHQQHAMRNGMSMERKMDAPYAGMRKGLLGVYGVVLVLFVTVLILLVVLAPIEQYLGKS
- the LOC120444892 gene encoding putative ferric-chelate reductase 1 homolog isoform X2, with protein sequence MMRPLTMRSWLATAMVTALLAVAIWPDPGQSLPQGAPETVCDTMLPFHAGGSVLPQNSVSPFSVETSSSTLGQGQTLRVDLTGVPAGLSFGGYMIQARNRNPPHQIIGQFGPARDGTIKLMNCENSVNNSATHSNAGPKQQVILEWQSPVDFLGQVVFNATIAQSYNEFWVGVPSQPVQIVRRDLSAAPPLPTQSPSAPAGTTRAPYVPPSYVAPNNVVAVSSDPIYNGCGQSKNCFGFPDGCVATKSCTSITVVTVRGDVFEFEIQSGKGTNAAYVAVGLSDDAKMGDDLTTECVPENGRVNLYSSLTSASPYSAVRSSVNQNSARLLDASIVDGVIYCRVQRDAVTNVQGRSFDLRNGKYHLLVASGTSLKENSVGYHDIGRLPSAQPISLAEVQDLSGSSRLLIQLHGAFMIAAWIGTTSLGIIFARYFKQTWVGSQSCGKDQWFAWHRLLMVTTWSLTVAAYVLIWVELKRAVWHAHSIIGLITVILCFLQPIGALFRPGPNDKKRPYFNWGHWLGGNLAHILGIVTIFFSVKLPKAELPEWMDWILVSFVVVHVLVHLIFSIGGMASERHLSQRANTFQMGDMSHHQQHAMRNGMSMERKMDAPYAGMRKGLLGVYGVVLVLFVTVLILLVVLAPIEQYLGKS